ATAGGTGTTCCTGAGgctctccctcccttttccctgatTGGGCTTCACCTTGATACTGCCAGGAAAGCAAGGTCAGCCAGGAGGCCCCTGGGGAGAGAGTGGGACCTTGGGGGGCGTGGTCTGAGAGCAGAACATCTCCCTGTGTGGCTGAATTAAACATCTATGGATACTATGCAAAAGCCTTTTTTGCTTCTTCACCCCAGACTTTACTAGCAGCAATTTAGTCTGCAACAGATTAGATTTATGTGAACCCACCTGCAAACACAATAAAGAGAGTGAGACCCTACAGCCAGGCTCTGAGCTGCACGATGCTGCAGCTTCAGCCCAAGTTTTCATCTTCTGATGTGAACCAGATTCACATGGCTGACATCCCTACAAAAGCCCCTCCTTTTAGGGAGGGGCTGcatctgtcctggctgtgcctcagaGCACATACattgatatttttttcagcttttgcgAAAATAACAGCCTTGACTGTACTCATGGTCAGCTGTAAAACCACCTAAATGGTATAGCTGCAAAATAAGTTTTGATTGCATTTCCAGGAATCCAAGAAGGAGTTTCAGTTTCAGTTTGGTTACATCATGTTTTCCTgtattaaaactaaaaaaatattGGGAAGGATATAATAACAAAGGAGAGCGGAAAAACAACAGGAATTCATGGCTTGATTATTTCAAGCATAGAAAAACTAATGTTTaacaaaagcaaagaattatttaattttttttctcaagccACAAGTTTTTCCCTTCAACTCTTCGGATTCCCTCCCTGATGGGGCTTCCAGGGCACTGAGTGAGCAAGTGGCGCCTGgtgctttgctgctttctggAGTTAAACCTGGACAATCTGTTCAGAGCAGACAAAACCAGCCAGgctctcacacacagctcttctgctctcacctgtccctgcaggccaggCAGTTGCCTGtaacaaaagcagcacagactcTGTGTCTCACAGGTGGGATGCAGCTCACCTGCTTCCAAACACTCCAGGCAGATGCTCCAGGTAAAGGACAATCAAGCACACTCAGCCTGAAGAGTTTTCTTCCAAGAccatgcacacagcagctttgTGACAAGGCAATGGTGTGGCTCAGTGCATTGGGAGATGAAgcacaggtgctgcacagctcATTCTGCAcatccctcagccccagcactgcagggacccTGGCTTTGCCTTCCTTCTGGCTGGGGAAAGATTGATCTGGTGCTTTAGAATGCTTATGAATGCACAGGAATAAATATCTGGTCACTACAATGACAATGCCCACAACTCTGAGGGTCAATGTCCCCTTGATACTTTATTAATTCTTTAAGCACCTCAGTGTTTTGGCAGCTCAAAGAGCAGAATCCTAGAAGGAGTTGAGAAGAGGATGAAAAGGGATCATAAAAATCACCTGGCAGGCTTGTTCTGGTCCAAGTTCAACAATCACTGCACATACAGTGGTGAAGTTGGAAATTTTGATGGCACAGTGGAAGAAAAAGCTGATTGAGAAAAAGTCAGCTGGGGTTTTTCTGTCAGACGTCCCCACACTgggactctgctgctgctgcctaaGAGAGTCAGATGAGCCAGGGAAAGGAACGCTTTGCAGGCAGGGAAAAACTGAGCAAAACACCATTGCTCCAAAATCAGAATGCTCCTGCAAAACACAGGAGGATACAGCCTGTAAGACCTGCCCTTGCTTCCCATctccccagctcccaggagccGCTCAGTTTGGGCAGCACAAGCTGCCTAAGGTTTCAAGACgcagcacattccctgcctgtcctTTTGCAGACCTGGCAGCCAGGGCTTTCCCACTCTTACGGGTTTAGGCTTCTAGGGGAATTTTTCCCATTGCCATGGTGAAGACCCTGGGAGTAGGAGAGGATGACTGCGTGGAGATGGATGGCAGGTGAATGAGCCCTGTAAGGGAAGGGGCTGATATCCCTGGCACATCAACGGAATGGTTTGGGGAGGGGAATGGGGGTTTTGGCAGTTTAGTGGCTGTTGGTGCTGTCCTGCGCTCGGGGGAATCGGAGCCGTCTTGCGGTGCCGCGGGCAGGGCTGCGCTCTGTGCCGGGACTGGGCTGCGCCGTGAGCCGGCCCCGCTGTGTCTGTGTCCGTGTGCGGGTGTCCGTGTGTTTGTGTCCGTGTGCGGGTGTCCGTGTGTTTGTGTCCGTGTGTCGGTGTCCGTGTGTCGGTGTCCGTGTGTCGGTGTCTGTGTGCGGTTCAGCACCGCGCTGTGGCGGTGGCTGCTCGGTGTACCTGCCCCACCCTGTGTGGGTGTCGGTGTCTGTGTGCCGGCCCCACCCTTTGTCGATGTCTGTGTGCCGTCCCACCCTGTGTCGGTGTTGGTGTGTTGGTGTCCGTGTGTCGGTGTCCGTGTGTCGGTGTCGGTGTGCCGTCCCGCCCTGTGTCGGTGTCCGTGTGTCGGTGTCTGTGTGCCGGCCCCGCCCTGTGTCCGTGTGTCGGTGTCCGTGTGTCGTCCCGCGCTGTGGCGGTGGCTGCTCGCTGTGTCGCTGTGTCGCTGTGTCGCTCCCagccggtgccgccgccgccgctccctcGCGGGTTCCCCGCggctcccccggccccgcagccccggcacAGCCGCCCCGCAGGGACAGCGGCGCTCCGCGGGTTGCGGCTCCGCGGATGGAGCTCTTGGCCGCGCTGGGCTGAACTTTTTCTAGTGAAAAACTGATCCATCTTCCCTTATTTCTGCCTGCAAGTCCCGTACTTTCGAAGTCCTAATCCTCTGGAAGGAGGGGGTCTTCTTTCTCTTCCGGGAAGGTCCCAGCCTTTTTTAGCCGACTTCTATCTTTTGTACCAGAACACAAAAACACCAAGACTCAGCCGGTAAAACCTCAGAAGTCCTTTTTATTGCAGTGATACAATAAACGAGCCTCGATGAACTAGATTATCAAATCAGGAAGAAAAGTCTGCACCAGTGCTCAGCAAAGCACTCGAGGGGAGGTGTGTGGGATGGGGAAAGAATGGATAACTTGCTTGCAATTTCTCCCAGATTACCACAAAAACCATCAcacacaataaaataaaaactcatgAGGCAAGCAGGATGGACCTGCTGAGGATCACCTTGAATGGTGACAATCTGGACTTGCTATTCCTTACTGGGATGGCAGGGAGAAACAAGGCTGAATTTTTAAACTTGCAAACAAAGCTATGCTCAAatagaaaaatgagaatttcagGGAAATATGAGTGCAGATTTCAGACATTTTATGAAGGGTTATTTAATGTTTAAAGCAAGGGTGGCATAGTTGCTAGGAAGCCTTGATGGTGTTTTGCCCTgttttttgtagtttttctaagccttctgatgtttaccTTCTTGTAACGAACTTTGTCTAGCACTTCATGCCAATAACTTATTGTTCTGCATTCTTtaatggaggaggagaaatttgacgGACacttggtttgtccagtgtcattggaatgtcacttttggaaatttATAAAagttggagtcagaaattaaacacCATCTTTTTACCTTGGAGAGTTGCGTGTACGCATCGTTTTATTTCGTGTCCCATAGCGACAATGGTGTGTGTAGCAAAAGCTGAGCCGTGACCACTGTGGCCAGGAGCTCTCCCTGCCTTGCTCTGAGCTCTTCTTGGCAGCCCATCAGTGGTATGACCGCTTGGATTTGCCCCCGGAAAACGCCATCCGAACAACACCAGAAACAccagcaacaacagcagcaccagcagcagtagcagcaccaacaacaggaaaaataattgcaaGGGGAGCCAATCCTAGAGTTGCAATACCaccaaaagctgcttttctggcctataaaagggaaagcaaaacacAGGCTGGAAACATCATGACCACTTATATTTACACACCAACACTGACCCCCTCAAAATGATAATATagaaaaggcagggaaaatGGGGGTTAATAAATCAGCAGGAGCCATGTGCCCCATTATCAgaaggggcagcagccaggtTTGTCCCCCCAGGAGGTGGCACCCCGGGagagggcactgccagggtgcagccagagcacagggaccctgcagggccaggggctctggggaggcagCGCTGCTTTGGAGCCCAcggctggcactgggctgtgccctgcaggctgcaggctgtgtcccagtgcccggctcacagccagcagccaggagctgctctgggaggcgCCCAGGGCTCACCCCGTGACACTCACCTGGCGAGAGACTCCTTTTCCATAGCGGAGCTCGGTCACAAAGTGCTCACAGTTGTCAGTAAGCGCATTATATGGCACCTCCCTGTCAATCCATTGCTCAGCATCATGGATGATCTCCTTCACGGGCCGAGGAGTGCGTTTGCGGTCATACTTGTTGTTGACACGCCATCTGTTTTTTCCCACCACTTCCTCCAGGCGCTGCTTCTTCACCTTGCCTCTTGTGGCACCTATTGAAGAGCTGCTAAGCCAAAGGGATGAGGATTCGTCATCTGCAGAAGCCAAGGAGGAGATAAAGCAGTCAGGCAGACCGTCTCTGGCCCCTCCAGGACCTCAGATGggtttcctctgctcctggaaAAGACAGCTACACACAGACTCCACCATCCACAGCCCATGGAGAGAGACAGGGCTCCTGGGGCATCCCAACACCCATTTTGCACCTCGCCAGGCTGCAACAGCCTTACCTACAGATGTGAGGTGGATGACATATCCATCTCCCACGTAGAGGGCCCAGTGCTGGTAAAATGGTCGGAATATCTCGATCAGGTCCCCGGGCTGGGGTTTGCAATTCTTCTGTCCCATGCCGGGCTGGCGCAGTGGGGCGGTGCAGGTGCAGCCGGGCTGGCTGAGCGCAGGGCAGAGCGCAGCGGGCAGGCgagggctgtgcaggggcagctggCGGGAGCGCAGGCACGGAGGGTGTCAGCGGCGGGCGCCGAGGGCAGCGGCtgccggagcggggccgggccggagcCGGCTCGGggccgctgccgcccgccgGCGCAGGGCGAGGCAGCGAAGGGCGCCGCTCGCAGGCAGCGCAtccgcccggggccgggccgggccgggcgggcgtCCGGCTGCTGCCGCCGTGCCCGGctgcccccgcccgcccgcccgcccgcccgccgtgCCCGCGCTCCCCTCCCGGCCGCGCTCCGCTCGGGGCTCCgccggggccggcccgggcccGCTCCGCTGCCGGGACGCGGCTCCCCGGGGCTGCCCGCGctgcccggccgggcccgggccctGCGGCACCTGCGGCCGCCcggcagagcctgcaggggccGCGTCCTGCTGGGAACGCCCTCTCGCATCCCCCGAGCCCCGCTCACCTCAGCGCCTGTCCCGCTGCTGCCGCGGCCGGGCTCCCGGACCGCTACTCCCAGTAAAAACAGGTTTTTTAGAGGAAATTGCGTTATCGCTCTGAGGTCACTGCCCTTCCTGGCCCCGCAGCTGCACGTCTGGTACCACCCATCCCGTGCTGCAGGAGGGCTCCACTCCCTAGGGTAGTGCCAAATACAGCCGTCGAGTTGAAAATGTCATCTTGGTATCGAGGAAGTGGGGCCACCACCTCATTATGGGGAGACTCTATCCCTAAGTCATCATCCCATCCTCCCATCCTCCAGTGATGGGACAGCCCTGACCCTGCACTCTGTCACTCTGCTGGATGAATTTTTCTCCAGAACAACAACCACTGGATCATGATTAAAGCTGCCTTGGGTACCAGTCTATCAGCTGCTACCAAAAATGGCAGAGGATGCTGCAGAGGGATCCCAAATGGCCTCAGGTAAAAACCAAAGACTTTGCAGCAGAAAGCTGATGGATTAGATTTATGTTAGCCCCCCCACAAACATAGACAAGGGGACCAGGGTGAACAAGGCTGGGGCTTCCCTGGCCTGCACTGAATCAGCCCAGGTTTTCATCCTCTGGTGTGCACCACATTCAGATGCTTGAAATGTCTACAAAAGCCCTTCTGTttagggctggctctgcccctgcccctgcccacacCCAAGGATATTTCTCTCCAGCCTTGGGAAAAGAACAGCCTTGACTCTGTTCCATGGCAAACGCAGGTCTTGGGCCTTGCCAACAGTTCCTACAAAGGCTCAAAATGCAGCAATTGATggattctgctgctcctcctcacacTCTCACCTTATGGTTTGGGCTGTGTTCCACCAAATTCTGTCATTGCACCCACCAGGTTCCAAGAAAAGGCGGCCCATAATGAACAACATCACCCTGACTGCAAAGAGAAGCACAGTACAGCTACAAACTTCTGCAGTTTGGGAAATCTTGCAGCTTTCAAGATGAACAATACAATTCCCCAGACTAACTAATGCCAGTTCACACTACAACACTCTCGCCTTCCAGTGTGAAGTAGAGATGTGAGAGGTTCGTATGCTGCCCTCACATGGTGCTCATTTGTCAGGGTGTGCAGAGAGAATGCTCTGAGAGCAGAAAGGCTACTCAGGTTACTGTATAACATAAATAGTTTGCCCATGAAAGAAGtttcaattgcatttccagGAATTGAAAaactaatttcattttcagtttcattATGATGTGTTGTCCTGTATTAAAGCCAATGTCTTACTCACATGTCAtaatgaacaaaaataaaaagaaagatcaACTTTGTTATTTTGACAGTGGTAAAACCCCAGCTTAGaaaagcagtgaattaattccttccTTTGCGTTCCTCTAATGGAGAACCTTTGGTTACCTACTAAACCATCTTTTTCTCAAGCCACAACTTTTTCACTTCATCTCTTCGGATTCCCTCCCTgatggggctgccagggcagtgactgAGTGAGTGGCACCCGGTGCTTTGcagctggctggggttaaatcTGGACAACCTGTTCAGAGCAGACAAAACCAACCAGcctctcacacacagctcttctgctctcacctgtccctgcaggccaggCAGTTGCCTGcaacaaaagcagcacagactcTGTGTCTCACAGGTGGGATGCAGCTCACCTGCTTCCAAACACTCCAGGCAGATGCTCCAGGTAAAGGACAATCAAGCACACTTAGCCTGAAGAGTTTTCTTCCAAGAccatgcacacagcagctttgTGACAAGGCAATGGTGTGGCTCAGTGCAATGGGAGATGAAgcacaggtgctgcacagctcATTCTGCAcatccctcagccccagcactgcagggacccTGGCTTTgccttcctgctggctggggGAAGGTTGATCTGGTGCTTTAGAATGCTTATGAATGCACAGGAATCAACATTTGGTCACTGGAGAGAGAATGGCCACAGGTCCGAGGGTCAATGGCTCTTGGCTGCCTTTGTAATTCTTTAAGCCCGTCAGTACCTTTTGGCAGCTCAAAGAGCAGAATCCTAGAATGGGTGGAGAGTTGCAAGAGATCATAAAAATCACCTAGCAGGCTTATTCATGTTCAAGGCCAACAATCACTGCACTTACAGGGATGAAGTGGGAAAGTTTGATGGCACGGGGTAAGAAAGAGTTGATTGAGAGAAAGGCACCTGGGGTTTTTCTGTCAGACGTCCCCACACTGGgactctgctgctgccaaagggAGTCAGAAGAGcctgggaaaggaaaagtttGTAGGCAGGGAAAAACTGAGCAAAACACCAAAATCAGAATGCCCCTATAAAACACAGGAGGATACAGCCTGTAAGACCTGCCCTTGCTTCCCATctccccagctcccaggagctgctcagttTGGGCAGCACAAGCTGCCTAAGGTTTCAAGACacagcacattccctgcctgtcctTTTGCAGACCTGGCAGCCAGGGCTTTCCCACTCTTACGGGTTTAGGCTTCTAGGGGAatttttccccttgtcctggTCAAGACTCTGGGAGTAGGAGAGGATGACTGCGTGGAGATGGATGGCAGGTGAATGAGCCCTGTAAGGGAAGGGGCTGATATCCCTGGCACATCAACGGAATGGTTTGGGGAGGGGAATGGGGGTTTTGGCAGTTTAGTGGCTGTTGGTGCTGTCCTGCGCTCGGGGGAATCGGAGCCGTCTTGCGGTGCCGCGGGCAGGGCTGCGCTCTGTGCCGGGACTGGGCTGCGCCGTGAGCCGGCCCCGCTGTGTCTGTGTCCGTGTGCGGGTGTCCGTGTGTTTGTGTCCGTGTATCTGTGTCCGTATGTCGGTGTCCGTGTGTCGGTGTCTGTATGCGGTTCAGCACCGCGCTGTGGCGGTGGCTGCTCGGTGTACCTGCCCCACCCTGTGTGGGTGTCGGTGTCTGTGTGCCGGCCCCACGCTGTGTCCGTGTGTCGGTGTCCGTGTGCCGTCCCGCGCTGTGGCGGTGGCTGCTCGCTGTGTCGCTGTGTCGCTGTGTCGCTCCCagccggtgccgccgccgccgctcccttGCGGGTTCCCCGCggctcccccggccccgcagccccggcacAGCCGCCCCGCAGGGACAGCGGCGCTCCGCGGGTTGCGGCTCCGCGGATGGAGCTCTTGGCCGCGCTGGGCTGAACTTTTTCTAGTGAAAAATTCTGATTCATCTTCCCTCATTTCTGCTTGAAAGTCCCGTACTTTCGAAGTCCTAATCCCCTGGAGGAGGGGTCTTCTTTCTCTTCCAGGAAGGTTCCTGCCTTCTTTAGCAGACTTCTATCTTTTGTACCAGAACACCAAGACTCAGCCGGTAAAACCTCAGCAGTCCTTTTTATTGCAGTGATACACAAAATGAGCCCCTAGGATCTAGATGATCAAATCAGGAGGAAAAGTCTGCACCAGTGCTCGGCAAAGCACTCGAGGGGAGGTGTGTGGGATGGGAAAGAATGGATAAAACTTGCTTGCAGTTTCTCCCAGATTACCACAAAAACCATCACAcgcaataaaataaaaactcatgTTGCAAGCAGGCTTGAGCTGCTGAGGATCACCTTGAATGGTGACAATTTTGACTTGCTATTCCTTACTGGGATGGCAGGGAGAAGCAAGGCTGAATTTTTAAACTTGCAAACAAAGCTATGCTCAAatagaaaaatgagaatttcaaGGAAATATGAGTGCAGATTTCAGGCATTTTATGAAGGCTTATTTAATGTTTACAGCAAGGGTGGCATAGTTGCTAGGAAGCCTTGATGGTGTTTTGCCCTgttttttgtagtttttctaagccttctgatgttaACATTCTTGTAACGGACTTTCTCCAGCACTTCATGCCAATAAATTATTGTTCTGCATTCTTTAATGGAGTCgggaaatttgatggactgttggtttgtccagtgtcagtggaatgtcacttttggaaatctataaaagTTGGCGTCAGAAATTAAACATCCTCTTTTTTACCTTGGAGAGTTGCGTGTACGCATCGTTTTATTTCGTGTCCCATAGCGACAATGGTGTGTGTAGCAAAAGCTGAGCCGTGACCACTGTGGCCAGGAGCTCTCCCTGCCTTGCTCTGAGCTCTTCCTGTCAGCCCATCAGTGGTATGACCCCTTGGATTTGCCCTAGGACAATGCCCTCTGAACAACAGCAGAaacaccagcaccagcagcagcaacagcagcaacagcaggaaaagcagcagcaaagggagcCAATCCCAGAGCCACAACACCACGAACAAATGCTTTTCTGACCTAtaaaagggaaagcaaaacacAGGCTCGAAACATGATGAGCACTTATATTTGTACACCAACCCTGCCTCCCTCAACACGATAATATAGAAAAGACAGGGATAATGAAGGTTAATAAATCACTGAGAGCCTTGTGCCCCATTATCAgaaggggcagcagccaggtTTGTCCCCCCAGGAGGTGGCACCCCAGGagagggcactgccagggtgcagccagagcacagggaccctgcagggccaggggctctggggaggcagCGCTGCTTTGGAGCCCAcggctggcactgggctgtgccctgcaggctgcaggctgtgtcccagtgcccggctcacagccagcagccaggagctgctctgggaggcgCCCAGGGCTCACCCCGTGACACTCACCTGGCGAGAGACTCCTTTTCCATAGCGGAGCTCGGTCACAAAGTGCTCACAGTTGTCGGTAAGC
The nucleotide sequence above comes from Ammospiza caudacuta isolate bAmmCau1 chromosome 11, bAmmCau1.pri, whole genome shotgun sequence. Encoded proteins:
- the LOC131562454 gene encoding phospholipase A and acyltransferase 4-like isoform X2, whose product is MGRLFLEPGGCNDRIWWNTAQTIREWSPPAARDGWYQTCSCGARKGSDLRAITQFPLKNLFLLGVAVREPGRGSSGTGAELPLHSPRLPAALCPALSQPGCTCTAPLRQPGMGQKNCKPQPGDLIEIFRPFYQHWALYVGDGYVIHLTSVDDESSSLWLSSSSIGATRGKVKKQRLEEVVGKNRWRVNNKYDRKRTPRPVKEIIHDAEQWIDREVPYNALTDNCEHFVTELRYGKGVSRQARKAAFGGIATLGLAPLAIIFPVVGAATAAGAAVVAGVSGVVRMAFSGGKSKRSYH
- the LOC131562454 gene encoding uncharacterized protein LOC131562454 isoform X1, giving the protein MGQKNCKPQPGDLIEIFRPFYQHWALYVGDGYVIHLTSVDDESSSLWLSSSSIGATTAKVKKQRLKEVVGNHRWRVNNKYDRKRTPRPVNQIIREAEERIDEEVTYDALTDNCEHFVTELRYGKGVSRQLPLHSPRLPAALCPALSQPGCTCTAPLRQPGMGQKNCKPQPGDLIEIFRPFYQHWALYVGDGYVIHLTSVDDESSSLWLSSSSIGATRGKVKKQRLEEVVGKNRWRVNNKYDRKRTPRPVKEIIHDAEQWIDREVPYNALTDNCEHFVTELRYGKGVSRQARKAAFGGIATLGLAPLAIIFPVVGAATAAGAAVVAGVSGVVRMAFSGGKSKRSYH